Proteins encoded together in one Campylobacter peloridis LMG 23910 window:
- a CDS encoding AEC family transporter: MFIFTPLFSIFCLLFGGYFAKKVNILKQKQARAFLDFAIVFALPCLIFERAYHLNFDFSLIVIILLALFCSLLSALFCTLLALFFRFSKSTLVSIFLLSSFGNTLFVGIPIISGIYQDSHFLGEIILYDALATSLPVALLAPFIISLASEQKSNFLQNLKKVFTFPPFVALILGICFKPIALAEFIFEPLRMLGSSATPIALFAIGLNLGFLSIKTSYKATFIVLFSKMILAPFMFLMFLKLLNFELNASAIIALLESAMPTMTMVAAMIMKAKLDTNLAVSAVAFGIVFAFISLPIWVYFLI; encoded by the coding sequence ATGTTTATTTTTACCCCTTTATTTAGTATTTTTTGCTTACTTTTTGGCGGATATTTTGCAAAAAAAGTCAATATCTTAAAACAAAAACAAGCGCGTGCTTTTTTGGATTTTGCCATTGTATTTGCTTTGCCATGCTTAATTTTTGAGCGTGCTTATCATTTAAATTTTGATTTTTCTTTGATTGTTATTATTTTACTTGCTCTTTTTTGCTCTCTTTTATCTGCCCTTTTTTGCACGCTTTTGGCTCTTTTTTTTCGATTTAGTAAAAGCACTTTAGTTAGCATTTTTTTACTTTCTAGTTTTGGCAATACTTTATTTGTTGGTATACCTATTATTAGTGGAATTTATCAAGATTCTCATTTTTTGGGTGAAATTATACTTTATGATGCCCTTGCAACTTCTTTACCTGTGGCTTTATTAGCCCCTTTTATCATCTCATTAGCTAGTGAGCAAAAAAGCAATTTTTTACAAAACCTTAAAAAAGTTTTTACCTTCCCTCCTTTTGTGGCTTTGATTTTAGGAATTTGTTTTAAACCAATCGCACTTGCTGAATTTATTTTTGAACCTTTGCGTATGCTTGGATCTAGTGCTACTCCTATAGCACTTTTTGCCATAGGTTTAAATTTAGGTTTTTTAAGTATTAAAACTTCTTATAAAGCTACTTTTATAGTTCTTTTTAGCAAAATGATACTTGCTCCTTTTATGTTTTTAATGTTTTTAAAACTTTTAAATTTCGAGCTTAATGCAAGTGCTATCATAGCCTTACTTGAATCAGCTATGCCTACTATGACTATGGTTGCAGCTATGATTATGAAAGCCAAACTTGATACTAATCTAGCAGTAAGTGCAGTAGCTTTTGGGATAGTTTTTGCATTTATTTCTTTACCTATTTGGGTGTATTTTTTAATCTAG
- a CDS encoding aminodeoxychorismate synthase, component I (aminotransferase-4 domain-containing): MFAIFGKYIYTNKAYTLKAYNQKQSKKIFKFIEKNKAKYYFLGYIQYEFYKYLEDKNYESKEPFLYFYAFKTRQIFKNSKSNSDFCPLFVSNLNQEKYFGSFYKVKEAIAKGQSYQTNLTQKIILKSNLNLYESFLSLYPKQNTPYKAYIKNEFLELASFSPELFFKIKNKKITTKPMKGTIKRSKDIKEDENLKNFLKQDEKTISENVMIVDLLRNDLSKIIKKNSLKCTLFKVKTYPTLHQLISKISGKLKKDLGYFEIFKALFPCGSITGAPKLETIKLIQNLEQENRSIYCGAIGLIHKKRAKFSVAIRTLEKKSDNEILHYGVGSGLVWDSKKEDEFEELKLKAEFLNPNFYLFETMYYEDCFILFFKEHLQRILNSASFFGFNGEKLKKEFENILLRKDKKMHFTSLEKFNNFVYKNKHYFSKSTFLQKGKKAVKLKLFKDGFYEFDFFDIKENSSDKLLLSNELVKINFLNHHKTSLRSLYDVNSKLWKKNTCYDIAFFDEKGMLCEGSRTNIIVKIANTYFTPYAKNCLNGIYKQELLKYALIKEKDISKEEILNAKEIYAINSLRGLKRVKI, from the coding sequence ATGTTTGCAATTTTTGGAAAATATATTTATACTAACAAAGCTTACACCTTAAAAGCTTATAATCAAAAACAAAGCAAAAAAATCTTTAAATTTATAGAAAAAAATAAAGCAAAGTATTATTTTTTAGGCTATATCCAATATGAATTTTATAAATATCTAGAAGATAAAAACTATGAAAGTAAAGAGCCTTTTTTGTATTTTTATGCTTTTAAAACAAGGCAGATTTTTAAAAATTCAAAGTCAAATTCAGACTTTTGTCCTTTGTTTGTATCGAATTTAAATCAAGAAAAATATTTTGGAAGTTTTTACAAAGTAAAAGAAGCTATTGCAAAGGGTCAAAGCTATCAAACAAACCTTACACAAAAAATAATACTAAAATCAAATCTTAATTTATATGAAAGTTTTTTAAGTCTTTATCCTAAGCAAAACACCCCTTATAAAGCCTATATAAAGAATGAATTTTTAGAACTTGCATCTTTTTCACCTGAGCTTTTTTTTAAAATAAAAAATAAAAAAATCACCACAAAACCCATGAAAGGCACAATCAAACGCTCAAAAGACATAAAAGAAGATGAGAATTTAAAAAATTTTTTAAAACAAGATGAAAAAACTATTAGTGAAAATGTAATGATAGTGGATTTATTACGCAATGATTTATCTAAAATCATCAAGAAAAATTCTTTAAAATGCACGCTTTTTAAGGTTAAAACCTACCCTACTTTACACCAACTTATTTCAAAAATAAGCGGTAAATTAAAAAAAGATTTAGGGTATTTTGAAATTTTTAAAGCCCTATTTCCATGTGGTTCGATTACAGGTGCACCAAAATTAGAGACAATCAAGCTCATACAAAATTTAGAACAAGAAAATCGCAGTATATATTGTGGTGCCATAGGATTAATCCATAAAAAAAGAGCAAAATTTAGCGTAGCCATACGCACTTTAGAAAAAAAATCTGACAATGAAATTTTACATTATGGCGTAGGTAGCGGGCTTGTGTGGGATTCAAAAAAAGAAGATGAATTTGAAGAATTAAAACTAAAGGCTGAATTTTTAAATCCTAATTTTTATTTATTTGAAACAATGTATTATGAGGATTGCTTTATTTTATTTTTCAAAGAGCATTTACAAAGAATTTTAAACTCAGCTTCATTTTTTGGCTTTAATGGGGAAAAATTAAAAAAAGAATTTGAAAATATACTGCTAAGAAAAGATAAAAAAATGCATTTTACATCTTTAGAAAAATTCAACAATTTTGTCTATAAAAATAAACATTATTTTAGCAAAAGCACTTTTTTACAAAAAGGTAAAAAAGCTGTAAAATTAAAACTTTTTAAAGATGGTTTTTATGAATTTGATTTTTTTGATATAAAAGAAAATTCAAGCGATAAATTGCTTCTTAGTAATGAGCTTGTTAAAATAAATTTTTTAAATCATCACAAAACTTCCTTGCGTAGTTTATATGATGTAAATTCAAAATTATGGAAAAAAAATACTTGCTATGATATAGCTTTTTTTGATGAAAAAGGCATGCTTTGCGAGGGTTCAAGAACTAATATCATTGTAAAAATTGCTAATACTTATTTTACTCCTTATGCTAAAAATTGTCTAAATGGTATCTACAAACAAGAGCTTTTAAAATATGCACTTATTAAAGAAAAAGATATTAGCAAAGAAGAAATTTTAAATGCTAAAGAAATTTATGCTATAAATTCTTTAAGGGGTTTAAAAAGGGTTAAAATTTAA